A genomic window from Flavobacterium azooxidireducens includes:
- a CDS encoding HAD family hydrolase yields MIQTVIFDMDGVIVDTEPVHHFAYVQHFKQLNIEVSPEMYASFTGNSTKNIYERLKTIYDLKEDVQTLVETKRNLFNDAFDQKEDLYLLDGVKDLIIDLHQNGMQLILASSSANVTIQRIFNRFDLNKYFTHKVSGEDFPKSKPHPAIFLKAAELAKTEVQNCIVIEDSTNGILAAKSAGIYCIGYDSFHSKLQDYSLADKVISHFNELSFETIRNIN; encoded by the coding sequence ATGATACAAACCGTAATTTTCGACATGGATGGCGTAATCGTTGACACCGAACCGGTGCATCATTTTGCGTATGTTCAACATTTTAAACAATTAAACATTGAGGTTTCACCTGAAATGTATGCTTCGTTTACAGGAAATTCTACCAAAAATATTTACGAACGTTTGAAAACTATCTATGACTTAAAAGAAGACGTTCAAACTTTAGTAGAAACCAAGCGAAATTTATTCAATGACGCATTTGATCAAAAAGAAGATTTGTATTTATTGGATGGAGTAAAAGATTTAATTATAGATTTACATCAAAACGGAATGCAATTGATTTTGGCTTCATCTTCAGCCAATGTTACGATTCAACGTATTTTTAATCGATTTGATTTGAATAAATACTTCACTCATAAAGTTTCAGGCGAAGATTTCCCTAAATCGAAACCACATCCTGCTATTTTTTTGAAAGCTGCTGAATTAGCAAAGACAGAAGTTCAAAATTGCATCGTCATTGAAGATAGCACCAACGGAATTTTGGCAGCCAAATCCGCCGGAATTTATTGTATAGGTTATGATAGTTTTCATTCAAAACTCCAAGATTACTCATTAGCCGATAAAGTCATCAGTCATTTTAATGAATTAAGTTTTGAAACAATAAGAAACATCAATTAA
- a CDS encoding DUF2911 domain-containing protein, which yields MKKIVLAAVFFVASFAVTAQVKTPAASPRANFEQTVGLTEVEIDYSRPSAKGRAVFGDLVPFGKMWRTGANQNSMITFSDDVTVDGKTLKKGKYALFVTPKADNWEVIFYTDTENWGTPEKFEESKVAARVNVKPETLNRNVETFTISLNNVDNDFAHLEFAWEKTVAAVKIEVPTKKTAMANIEKVLAGPSAGDYFSSAQYYYQSNGDIKKALEYVNKATEMTAAKGTPFWYNRLKSQIQAKAGDKKGAIETAKASLEAAEKAGNADYVKMNKDSIAEWSKK from the coding sequence ATGAAAAAAATAGTACTAGCAGCGGTATTTTTTGTTGCTTCTTTCGCAGTTACTGCACAAGTAAAAACTCCGGCAGCAAGTCCGAGAGCTAATTTTGAGCAAACTGTTGGTTTAACTGAGGTTGAGATTGATTACAGTCGTCCGAGTGCAAAAGGAAGAGCTGTTTTTGGTGATTTGGTTCCTTTTGGAAAAATGTGGAGAACCGGAGCTAATCAAAACTCAATGATTACGTTTAGTGATGATGTGACGGTGGATGGAAAAACCTTGAAAAAAGGTAAATATGCACTTTTTGTTACGCCAAAAGCAGATAATTGGGAAGTGATTTTCTATACTGATACAGAAAACTGGGGAACACCTGAAAAATTTGAAGAATCAAAAGTAGCCGCTCGTGTAAATGTGAAACCGGAAACATTAAACAGAAATGTTGAAACGTTCACTATTTCATTGAACAATGTAGATAACGATTTTGCTCATTTAGAATTTGCTTGGGAAAAAACTGTTGCAGCTGTAAAAATCGAAGTTCCAACTAAAAAAACAGCGATGGCAAACATTGAAAAAGTGTTAGCCGGACCTTCTGCGGGTGATTATTTTTCTTCTGCTCAATATTATTATCAATCAAATGGTGATATCAAAAAAGCATTGGAATATGTAAATAAAGCAACTGAAATGACAGCTGCCAAAGGAACACCATTTTGGTATAACCGTTTAAAATCTCAAATTCAAGCGAAAGCAGGTGATAAGAAAGGTGCTATTGAAACTGCAAAAGCCTCGTTAGAAGCAGCTGAAAAAGCAGGTAATGCTGATTATGTTAAAATGAACAAAGACAGCATTGCTGAGTGGAGTAAAAAATAA
- a CDS encoding SDR family NAD(P)-dependent oxidoreductase: MKNILLIGGSYGIGYAIAKELQFECKVYVASRTFENTDDLNVVHIPFDASTDILDTSKLPEIIDGLVYCPGSINLRPFKGIKPETFEADMHINFISMVKVIQTILPNLSASNQASIVLFSSVAASMGMPFHTSVAAAKGAIEGFAKALAAEYTPKIRVNVIAPSLTDTPLADKFLNNDVKREKSAERHPLKRFGTADDLAQMATFLLSDKSSWISGQIFHVDGGMSTLLI; the protein is encoded by the coding sequence ATGAAAAACATCTTATTAATAGGGGGTTCGTATGGAATTGGTTATGCCATCGCAAAAGAATTACAATTTGAATGCAAAGTATATGTTGCGTCCAGAACATTTGAAAATACTGATGATTTGAATGTAGTACATATTCCATTTGATGCATCAACAGACATTTTAGATACATCTAAACTTCCTGAAATTATTGATGGTTTGGTTTATTGCCCGGGAAGTATCAATTTGCGTCCGTTCAAAGGCATCAAACCGGAAACATTTGAAGCAGATATGCATATTAATTTTATTAGTATGGTAAAAGTCATTCAGACTATTTTACCTAATTTATCGGCTTCCAATCAAGCTAGTATTGTGCTTTTCAGTAGCGTTGCTGCTAGTATGGGAATGCCTTTTCACACAAGTGTTGCCGCCGCAAAAGGTGCCATTGAAGGATTTGCAAAAGCTCTTGCCGCCGAATATACTCCAAAAATTAGAGTCAATGTGATTGCACCTTCGTTAACAGATACACCATTGGCTGATAAATTTTTGAATAATGATGTGAAACGCGAAAAATCAGCAGAACGTCATCCGCTTAAGCGATTTGGCACAGCTGATGATTTGGCTCAAATGGCTACTTTTCTTTTGAGTGATAAAAGCAGTTGGATTTCGGGACAGATTTTTCATGTTGATGGCGGAATGTCAACTTTGTTAATTTAG
- a CDS encoding tRNA threonylcarbamoyladenosine dehydratase, producing MTKWQERAELLFKTEGLNNLKNANVLVVGLGGVGSFAAEFLARAGVGNMTIVDGDVVDITNVNRQLPALHSTVGMSKVHVVGDRLMDINPELNLTRLEEFLEPERAFELVTSDFDYVLDCIDSITPKLNLLIAAKRKKVKVISNMGAGGKYEASKVKVRDISNTEYCPLAKTIRKRLKKEGISKGIKAVYSTEMPDETSLKMTDGKNFKKSFYGTNSWMPCLFGLHAAETVVKYLLKKN from the coding sequence ATGACTAAATGGCAAGAAAGAGCAGAGCTCTTATTTAAAACCGAAGGATTAAACAATTTAAAAAACGCAAACGTACTCGTAGTCGGATTAGGCGGAGTAGGTTCATTTGCAGCCGAATTTCTCGCTCGTGCCGGCGTGGGTAACATGACGATTGTGGATGGTGATGTGGTGGATATTACAAATGTAAACCGTCAATTACCGGCCTTGCATTCTACTGTTGGAATGTCAAAAGTTCATGTGGTTGGTGATCGTTTGATGGATATTAATCCGGAATTAAATCTTACTCGTTTGGAAGAGTTTTTAGAACCGGAACGAGCATTTGAATTGGTGACTTCCGATTTTGATTATGTTTTAGATTGTATCGATAGCATCACTCCAAAATTAAATTTACTTATCGCCGCCAAACGCAAAAAAGTAAAAGTTATTAGTAATATGGGAGCAGGAGGAAAATATGAAGCTTCCAAAGTGAAAGTGCGAGACATCAGTAATACAGAATATTGTCCGTTAGCCAAAACAATCAGAAAGCGATTAAAGAAAGAAGGAATTTCTAAAGGAATTAAAGCCGTTTATTCAACTGAAATGCCGGATGAAACAAGTTTAAAAATGACCGATGGCAAAAACTTTAAAAAATCATTTTACGGAACCAATAGTTGGATGCCTTGCCTGTTTGGACTTCATGCTGCAGAAACGGTGGTGAAGTATTTGTTGAAGAAAAACTAA
- a CDS encoding SRPBCC family protein, translated as MKIYTLHTKQNLPISLDEAWDFLSSPKNLKTITPDYMGFNILSGAEKPMFPGQIIQYIVTPVLGIPTKWVTEITHVRDKEYFVDEQRFGPYALWHHKHFLKEIPGGVEMEDIVDYKLPMGILGQLVHPILVKPKLKEIFDFRQKKLIELFGEYKG; from the coding sequence ATGAAGATATACACCTTGCATACCAAACAAAATTTGCCCATCTCTTTGGATGAAGCATGGGATTTTTTGTCAAGTCCAAAGAATTTAAAAACCATAACGCCTGATTACATGGGATTTAACATTCTGAGTGGAGCAGAAAAACCAATGTTTCCAGGTCAAATCATACAATATATAGTAACTCCGGTTTTGGGCATTCCAACCAAATGGGTAACCGAAATTACACACGTACGAGATAAAGAATATTTTGTAGATGAACAACGATTCGGACCTTATGCATTGTGGCATCATAAACATTTTCTAAAAGAAATTCCGGGCGGTGTTGAAATGGAAGACATAGTAGATTATAAACTACCAATGGGAATTTTGGGTCAATTGGTTCATCCGATATTGGTTAAACCAAAATTGAAAGAAATATTTGATTTCAGACAAAAAAAATTAATTGAACTTTTTGGAGAATATAAAGGCTAG
- a CDS encoding DUF1684 domain-containing protein gives MKNVVFLFLLTQFAFSQQKFERDSVIQFQKNMNEHYADSAKSPLKKKDLAVFKELEFFTINEKYFVTAKFIRTKKEKPFEMKTTTSRKPIYVKYGELHFEIDGKPCQLNVYQNVEFSKIDEYKNSLFLPFTDYTSGVESYGGGRYIDLEIQKGKNWTVDFNQAYNPYCAYNEVYSCPIVPQENDLKLEIKAGVKAFKK, from the coding sequence ATGAAAAACGTAGTCTTTCTTTTCTTACTCACGCAATTTGCTTTTTCCCAACAAAAATTCGAACGCGATTCTGTCATTCAATTTCAAAAAAACATGAATGAACATTACGCAGATTCAGCTAAAAGTCCACTCAAGAAAAAAGATTTAGCTGTTTTTAAGGAACTGGAATTTTTTACAATCAACGAAAAATACTTTGTGACAGCCAAGTTCATCCGAACCAAAAAGGAAAAACCGTTCGAAATGAAAACGACCACTTCCAGAAAGCCAATTTATGTGAAATATGGCGAACTCCACTTCGAAATCGACGGAAAACCTTGTCAATTAAACGTTTACCAAAATGTTGAATTTTCCAAAATAGATGAATATAAAAACAGCTTATTTCTTCCCTTCACCGATTATACTTCCGGAGTAGAAAGTTATGGCGGTGGCCGCTACATCGACCTCGAAATCCAAAAAGGAAAAAATTGGACTGTTGATTTCAACCAAGCCTATAATCCATATTGTGCCTACAACGAAGTTTATTCCTGCCCAATCGTTCCACAAGAAAATGATTTGAAATTAGAAATAAAAGCAGGGGTAAAGGCGTTTAAGAAGTAA
- a CDS encoding TonB-dependent receptor, whose product MHKNLLGFIVIQLFSFGLFAQEVTVKDEVSGETLEAVTFNSNQPKLSAVTNQMGIANLSDFKDVKKIYIRMLGYETLTLSYSQIERQGFKLFLTPESTSLNEVVLSASKWEESKKSVPNSIVTFKPKDIILANPQTTADLLTNTGKVFVQKSQLGGGSPMIRGFATNRVLINVDGIRMNNAIFRSGNVQNIISIDANSIQNTEVILGPGTVIYGSDAIGGVMNFYTLEPEFTTDRSQYYFGNVMSRWSSANNEKTLHFDLNVSSKKWAFVTSASFSDFEDLRMGNHGPDAYTRPDYVQTIDGVDEIVTNDNREMQVATGYNQINFIQKIAYKPTEFLNLTYAYHYSTTSDINRYDQLLRRRDGNLRFAEWYYGPQEWTMHHLKINYTKGNKWFDKAQFNAGFQQFEESRHNRNFNSLTRNSNIENVDAYSANFDFIKKFGSKNRISYGLEYILNNVNSIGFQRNSETLEQQNAPSRYPDGSKWQSLAAYLQYENKLSDKFTFQSGIRFNQIWLDATFDKTFVDYPFDKTKINTSAFTGSVGFTYLAAKNTALFFNAGTAFRSPNVDDVGKIYESTPGNLVVPNPNLEYEYAYNAEIGIQQKIGKSISFDVTGFYTHVIDALVRRNFTLNGESTIEFQGEVSNIQAIQNAAKANVYGIQAGLNVELLPYLHWRTNANWTKGEEELDNGDTAPLRHAAPFFGDTRLSLKTNKWTTDLLLVYNSKINAEDLAPSEIEKDYLYATDANGNPYVPSWYTLNLKSVYKLNETWSFSGGIENITDQRYRPYSSGITAAGRNFILSVRTAF is encoded by the coding sequence ATGCATAAAAATTTACTTGGATTTATAGTAATCCAGTTGTTTTCATTTGGATTATTTGCCCAAGAAGTAACTGTTAAAGATGAAGTTTCAGGTGAAACGCTTGAAGCCGTTACATTTAATTCTAATCAACCCAAACTCTCAGCAGTAACTAATCAAATGGGAATTGCTAATCTTTCTGATTTTAAAGATGTTAAGAAAATCTATATCCGCATGTTGGGCTATGAAACCTTGACATTGAGTTATAGCCAAATTGAAAGACAAGGATTTAAACTCTTTTTAACTCCCGAAAGCACATCACTCAATGAAGTGGTTTTATCCGCTTCAAAATGGGAAGAATCCAAAAAAAGTGTACCCAATTCCATCGTTACTTTCAAACCCAAAGACATAATTTTAGCCAATCCACAAACCACAGCTGATTTGCTAACAAACACCGGAAAAGTATTTGTTCAAAAAAGTCAACTTGGAGGTGGAAGTCCAATGATTCGTGGCTTTGCAACCAACAGAGTTTTAATTAATGTGGATGGAATCCGAATGAACAACGCCATTTTTAGAAGTGGAAATGTACAAAATATCATTTCAATTGATGCTAATTCTATTCAAAATACAGAAGTAATTCTTGGTCCCGGAACTGTGATTTATGGTAGTGATGCCATTGGTGGAGTGATGAATTTTTATACGTTAGAACCTGAATTCACCACCGATAGAAGTCAATATTATTTTGGTAATGTCATGAGCCGTTGGTCGTCTGCCAACAATGAAAAAACGTTACATTTTGATTTGAATGTTTCCTCTAAAAAATGGGCTTTTGTCACTTCGGCATCATTTAGTGATTTTGAAGATTTACGAATGGGAAATCACGGACCGGATGCGTACACTCGACCGGATTATGTGCAAACCATTGACGGTGTGGATGAAATCGTTACAAACGACAATCGAGAAATGCAAGTAGCTACCGGTTATAACCAAATCAATTTCATACAAAAAATAGCTTATAAGCCCACCGAATTTTTGAATTTGACCTATGCTTATCACTATTCCACTACTTCTGATATTAACCGTTATGATCAATTATTAAGAAGAAGGGATGGAAATCTTCGCTTTGCAGAATGGTACTATGGTCCGCAAGAATGGACGATGCATCATCTTAAAATTAATTATACAAAAGGGAATAAATGGTTTGACAAAGCTCAGTTTAATGCTGGTTTTCAACAATTTGAAGAAAGTCGTCATAACCGTAACTTTAATAGCTTAACCCGAAACAGTAACATTGAAAATGTGGATGCATATTCTGCAAATTTCGACTTTATCAAAAAATTTGGTTCAAAAAACAGAATCTCTTATGGCTTAGAATACATTTTAAACAATGTAAATTCAATCGGGTTTCAACGAAATAGTGAAACACTTGAACAACAAAATGCACCTTCCCGCTATCCCGATGGTTCAAAATGGCAATCGTTGGCGGCTTATTTGCAATATGAAAATAAATTGTCCGATAAATTTACCTTTCAATCCGGAATACGATTTAATCAAATTTGGTTAGATGCTACTTTTGACAAAACCTTTGTAGATTATCCGTTTGATAAAACTAAAATAAATACGAGTGCTTTTACAGGAAGTGTGGGTTTTACTTATTTAGCAGCTAAAAATACAGCTCTGTTTTTTAATGCCGGAACAGCCTTTCGTTCACCCAATGTGGATGATGTAGGAAAAATTTATGAAAGTACACCCGGAAATTTAGTGGTTCCTAATCCGAATTTGGAATATGAATATGCTTATAATGCTGAAATTGGCATTCAACAAAAAATTGGAAAATCAATTTCGTTTGATGTAACCGGATTTTACACTCATGTGATAGATGCATTGGTCCGAAGAAATTTCACTTTAAACGGAGAAAGCACCATCGAATTTCAAGGAGAAGTAAGCAACATTCAAGCTATTCAAAATGCGGCAAAAGCTAATGTGTATGGAATTCAAGCAGGATTAAATGTAGAACTTCTTCCCTACTTACATTGGAGAACTAACGCCAATTGGACCAAAGGTGAAGAAGAATTAGACAATGGAGATACTGCTCCTCTGAGACATGCAGCTCCTTTTTTTGGAGATACTCGCTTGAGTTTGAAAACCAATAAATGGACAACTGATTTATTACTGGTTTATAATTCCAAAATCAATGCAGAAGATTTAGCACCTTCGGAAATTGAAAAAGACTATTTATATGCTACCGATGCCAATGGAAATCCGTATGTGCCAAGTTGGTACACGTTAAACCTCAAATCAGTATATAAACTCAACGAAACATGGTCGTTTTCCGGTGGAATTGAAAATATAACAGATCAGCGTTATCGCCCGTATTCATCAGGAATTACTGCTGCCGGAAGAAACTTCATTTTGTCTGTGCGAACGGCTTTTTAA
- a CDS encoding cryptochrome/photolyase family protein, whose protein sequence is MTIFWFRRDLRLDDNIGLFHALNSDEEVLPIFIFDEFILSQLPKDDARVNFIHELLSTIQKQLEEKGKSLAVFYGKPIDIFQKLITENKISTVYTNHDYEPYARKRDKEIYQLFKENEIEFKTSKDQVIFEKSEVVKDDGLPYVVYTPYSKKWKEKFKMIQLVHYDSEQKLDKIENHSYPFLSLKDIGFELSKIKVSQFDISDKLISNYQATRNFPSVDGTSMLGAYLRFGAVSIRKMIAKAIENKNETFWNELIWREFFMQILWHFPHTINKSFKEKYDRIEWNNNEDDFKKWCEGKTGYPMVDAGMRELNASGHMHNRVRMVVASFLCKHLLIDWRWGETYFAQKLFDYEQASNVGNWQWAAGSGVDAAPYFRIFNPTEQIKKFDKDLKYIKKWVPEVESFDYPKPIVDHKEARERCLKVYKEAVG, encoded by the coding sequence ATGACAATTTTCTGGTTTCGAAGAGATTTACGTTTAGATGATAATATCGGCTTATTTCACGCTTTAAATAGTGATGAAGAAGTGCTTCCCATTTTTATTTTTGATGAATTTATTCTTTCTCAATTACCAAAAGATGATGCTCGGGTGAATTTTATTCACGAATTGCTTTCTACAATTCAAAAACAATTAGAAGAAAAAGGAAAATCGTTAGCTGTTTTTTATGGAAAACCGATTGATATTTTTCAAAAATTAATCACTGAAAATAAAATTTCAACGGTTTATACCAACCATGATTATGAACCGTATGCTCGCAAGAGAGATAAAGAAATTTATCAATTATTTAAAGAAAATGAAATTGAGTTTAAAACCAGTAAAGACCAGGTAATTTTCGAAAAAAGTGAAGTGGTAAAGGATGACGGTTTGCCTTATGTGGTTTATACGCCGTACTCAAAAAAATGGAAAGAGAAGTTCAAAATGATTCAGTTAGTTCATTACGATTCTGAACAAAAGTTAGATAAAATTGAGAATCACTCCTACCCTTTTTTGAGTTTAAAGGATATTGGTTTTGAACTTTCCAAAATCAAAGTTTCGCAATTTGATATTTCAGATAAATTAATTTCAAATTATCAAGCAACACGAAATTTTCCTTCTGTTGACGGCACTTCGATGTTGGGAGCTTATCTTCGATTTGGAGCTGTTTCTATTCGAAAAATGATTGCCAAAGCCATCGAAAATAAAAACGAAACGTTTTGGAACGAACTCATTTGGCGAGAATTTTTTATGCAAATTCTATGGCATTTTCCACATACCATCAATAAAAGTTTCAAAGAAAAATACGACCGAATTGAGTGGAATAACAACGAAGATGACTTTAAAAAATGGTGCGAAGGAAAAACCGGTTACCCGATGGTTGATGCCGGAATGCGTGAACTCAACGCTAGCGGTCACATGCATAACCGCGTGCGAATGGTCGTTGCCAGTTTTTTATGTAAACACCTTTTGATTGATTGGCGTTGGGGCGAAACCTATTTTGCTCAAAAATTGTTTGATTATGAACAAGCCAGCAATGTAGGTAATTGGCAATGGGCTGCCGGTTCGGGTGTGGATGCTGCTCCGTATTTCAGAATTTTTAATCCGACAGAGCAAATAAAAAAATTTGATAAAGACCTAAAATACATCAAAAAATGGGTGCCGGAAGTTGAAAGTTTTGATTATCCTAAACCTATTGTTGACCATAAAGAAGCGAGAGAACGTTGCTTAAAAGTATATAAAGAAGCCGTTGGATAA
- a CDS encoding erythromycin esterase family protein, with the protein MNKIIYILFSFLSLIVSAQSFNPKAIVLSEDINETELSFLKEELKNAQIVLLGEDSHFHGNVFELKTKVVNYLFQEMGFKTIAFESGIYDVWRAQSAINEGKDVQEAFTKSLFSIWAKRNEFQSFIQFYSQNKADLKLFGFDNQISGKYGEEDLVTDLYAYCKKNNFKFKLKQDDFSLLIESMNVSGIFDEEDISYALYQSSLKELLKLISSKPENEEHFYWFQIINGLLALGEERFSSLDNLHSFYVDSKDNIRDKQMADNVLAYLKKHPNEKIIIWAANSHLINDMSSVKNQILQKFVPMGTYLKKELKEKVYSLATITASDSIFIQNKWEKTPIENNSFEDFLKNKNNHNLFISSSQPEMKKVISNRFFSPITFVESRLDLLHDGYIYLNKVKQSTIILPSDDVLKAFLDEEESGKMTNFSNENSTQTQKDTSTIALAEVIVYNKRTPYQIIRKTIDNLEKNYPTTPIFSKMYSNITTDIDNKTSLDIDFVLDQYEKSYFNYERSVKNLKHVRWNTKTTYEPQNIREFYGLTNNNPIKNAAFLNKRKFVKFDFILEEVKEYNKSEVYIIRFSTSRNHSTFTKRTYLSNYSGLIYINKEDYAIVKIIENWEITDFPEQHREGLNLNGKMSEYNSKDYIKETIITDFRMSNDKYFISSSSITILGKINNLQGSSLDFNTAITSLWNDFETVNPSKINFKEEQHLFQSVKYDEQFWSNYVFPNRIND; encoded by the coding sequence TTGAATAAAATCATCTACATTCTGTTTAGTTTTCTGAGCTTAATAGTTAGTGCTCAATCCTTTAATCCTAAAGCAATTGTTCTTTCTGAAGACATAAATGAAACAGAATTATCCTTTTTGAAAGAAGAATTAAAAAATGCTCAAATTGTTTTACTAGGCGAAGATTCACATTTTCACGGTAATGTTTTTGAATTAAAAACAAAGGTTGTCAACTATTTATTCCAAGAAATGGGATTTAAAACGATTGCTTTTGAATCCGGAATTTATGATGTTTGGAGAGCACAATCAGCGATAAATGAAGGAAAAGATGTTCAAGAAGCCTTTACAAAATCGTTGTTTAGCATTTGGGCAAAGCGAAATGAATTTCAAAGTTTCATTCAATTTTACAGTCAAAATAAAGCAGATTTAAAACTTTTTGGTTTCGATAATCAAATTTCAGGAAAGTACGGAGAAGAAGATTTAGTTACGGATTTGTATGCCTATTGTAAAAAAAACAACTTCAAATTTAAACTCAAGCAAGATGATTTTTCATTATTGATTGAATCGATGAACGTTTCCGGAATTTTTGACGAAGAAGATATTAGTTATGCTTTATATCAATCTTCTTTGAAAGAATTACTCAAATTAATTTCATCAAAACCTGAAAATGAAGAACATTTTTATTGGTTTCAAATCATTAATGGATTATTGGCTTTAGGAGAAGAACGATTTTCAAGTTTGGATAATCTACACTCTTTTTACGTTGATTCAAAAGACAATATTCGTGATAAACAAATGGCTGATAATGTATTGGCCTATCTAAAAAAACATCCCAACGAAAAAATTATTATTTGGGCAGCTAATAGTCATTTGATAAACGATATGTCTTCTGTCAAGAACCAAATTCTCCAAAAATTTGTTCCAATGGGAACGTATCTAAAAAAGGAGCTAAAAGAGAAAGTTTACAGTCTAGCGACTATTACAGCTTCCGATTCGATTTTTATTCAAAACAAATGGGAGAAAACACCCATCGAGAATAACTCATTTGAAGATTTTTTAAAAAATAAAAACAATCACAATCTTTTCATTTCTTCAAGTCAACCCGAAATGAAAAAAGTTATTTCTAACCGATTTTTTAGTCCGATTACTTTTGTAGAATCACGTTTAGACTTGCTTCACGATGGTTACATTTACCTGAATAAAGTCAAACAATCAACTATTATTTTGCCAAGCGATGATGTCTTAAAAGCATTTCTTGATGAGGAAGAATCGGGTAAAATGACAAATTTTTCAAATGAAAATTCCACACAAACACAGAAAGACACTTCAACAATTGCCTTAGCCGAAGTGATTGTTTATAACAAACGCACTCCGTATCAAATCATTCGAAAAACAATTGATAATTTGGAAAAAAATTATCCAACAACGCCCATTTTTTCAAAGATGTATTCAAATATTACAACAGATATTGACAATAAAACTTCTTTGGATATCGATTTTGTTTTAGATCAATATGAAAAGAGTTATTTTAATTATGAGCGAAGTGTGAAGAATTTAAAACACGTAAGATGGAATACTAAAACCACTTATGAACCACAAAATATTAGAGAATTTTATGGGTTAACCAATAATAATCCGATTAAAAATGCTGCTTTTTTGAACAAAAGAAAATTTGTAAAGTTTGATTTTATTTTGGAAGAAGTGAAAGAATATAATAAATCTGAAGTTTACATCATTCGGTTTTCAACATCAAGAAATCATTCAACTTTTACCAAAAGAACATATCTTAGCAATTATTCCGGACTTATTTACATTAATAAAGAAGATTATGCAATTGTCAAAATTATTGAAAACTGGGAGATTACCGATTTTCCTGAACAACATAGAGAAGGATTAAATTTGAATGGAAAAATGTCAGAATATAATAGTAAAGATTACATAAAAGAAACAATTATTACTGATTTCAGAATGAGTAACGACAAGTATTTTATTTCAAGTTCATCAATTACTATTTTAGGTAAAATAAATAATTTGCAAGGAAGTTCACTTGATTTCAATACGGCTATTACATCTTTATGGAATGATTTTGAAACTGTAAATCCCTCAAAAATAAATTTTAAAGAAGAACAACATTTGTTTCAATCTGTAAAATATGATGAACAATTTTGGAGCAATTATGTTTTTCCAAATAGAATTAATGATTGA
- a CDS encoding TatD family hydrolase, translated as MSKLFNLHTHKFTNQENILELVNQYPWEFDDSVPFYSIGIHPWYIDESRLSSDLQIIDKELSHQNCLALGECGLDKRIEIPIEIQEKVFKAQILLAEKHQKPLVLHCVAAFQEIIQIKKEQNVTVPMIIHGFSKNEQTAKQLLDNGFYLSFGKYLLRNPELKSVFQSVPNDRFFLETDTIEESLEEVYALGANYKNIEIEELKSLIKTNFDKVFHRNL; from the coding sequence GTGTCTAAACTCTTCAACCTCCATACACACAAATTTACCAATCAAGAAAACATTCTCGAACTGGTCAATCAATATCCGTGGGAATTTGATGATTCAGTACCTTTTTATTCCATCGGAATTCATCCTTGGTACATTGATGAAAGTCGATTGTCATCTGATTTACAAATAATTGACAAAGAACTTTCTCATCAAAATTGCCTCGCTTTAGGCGAATGCGGATTAGACAAACGCATCGAAATTCCTATAGAAATTCAAGAAAAAGTGTTCAAAGCACAAATTTTATTAGCAGAAAAACATCAAAAACCATTAGTTTTGCACTGCGTTGCTGCTTTTCAGGAAATTATCCAAATCAAAAAAGAACAAAACGTCACAGTTCCAATGATTATTCACGGATTTTCCAAAAACGAACAAACAGCAAAGCAACTTTTGGATAACGGATTTTACCTTTCCTTCGGAAAATATTTATTGCGAAATCCGGAATTAAAATCAGTTTTTCAATCCGTACCAAACGATCGATTTTTTCTGGAAACCGATACAATTGAAGAATCATTAGAAGAAGTTTACGCCTTAGGAGCAAACTATAAAAACATAGAAATTGAAGAATTAAAGTCACTCATAAAAACAAATTTCGACAAAGTTTTTCACCGCAATTTGTAA